The Alteromonas macleodii ATCC 27126 genome segment TTCAGCTGAAACAGCGGCGGGTAATTTCCCTATTGAAACAGTTGCAGCTATGGCTCGTGTTTGTGAAGGCGCGGAAACACATCCTAGCGTTAAAATTTCCAAGCACCGCATGGATCAGCAGTTTTCTTCTACTAGCGAGTCAATTGCTCTGTCTGCGGTTTACGCCGCGAACCACTTGCCAAGTGTTAAAGCGATTGTAGGTTTAACTGAAAGTGGAACTACACCAACGTTAATGTCTCGCATTACTACATCTCTGCCAATTATTGCGATGTCTCGTCACGAATCAACGCTTAACACGATGGCGCTTTGCCGCGGCGTTAAGCCGGTTTTCTTTGACTCTTCAAACAGTGAACCTGGCAAATTGAAGTACGATGTCATTGCATCACTTAAAGAGAAAGGGTTAGTGAAAAGCGGCGACAGTATCATCCTGACTTACGGCGATGAAATGGAAAAAGTGGGCGCGACCAATACCCTTAAAATCGTAGAAGTCGAATAGCAACGTATACACTATTAAAGCGAAGCAAATGCTTCGCTTTTTTTTGCCTGTAATTTACTAAAGCAGTGGTAAGCTGACGCTTATAATAAGAACACTCAACTAAGTCAGTATCAAAATTACAAAAAACATATCCAACAAAACAACGAGAATTCGTTAACACTCCTCGGGACAACAACGACAAAAATAAGGATAGACATGCAGCTCGTTTTCAATCACTACACACGTTTTTCAGCAATTATAACGCTCTTGGCACTTTTCACTCATAGCGTATGGGCAAATACACAGCACGTACACACCATGAAGCGTGTAGAAGTAGCTTCACAGAACGCTCCGTTACAGCCAATAATGATTCAAGGCCCCATGCCCATTGAAGCCGAATACTTTGCTGCGCTTTTGGATAACACTACAACAGAGTATTCAGGTAATGCGGTATTCTATAAAGGGACACTAGACGGGTATCCCATTGTGGTAGCTAAAACCGGTAAGGGTTTAGAAAATACAGCGGCCGCCACCGCCATTGGCATAGAGAGATACCACCCTCGCCTTATCATCAATCAGGGAACATCAGGTGGCCACGATCCTTCCTTAAAAGTTGGTGATATTGTTCTTGGCGAACGCAGTATTAATGCATCCAATTTTAAAACGCCTAAGCTGGCTCAAGGAGAAGGTTCTCATCCGTTTAATTGGCTACCGATGGATCTTATGGCGTCAGAAGGCAGCGCGGGAGAAGGAAGTAGCGCTAAGGACGCAGAAAAGTTGCGTTATTATTTAGGAGACAAACAGCTCATCAACCTAGCTCTATCGCTAGCCAAGCAGTACAAACGCGGGAACGTCGTTAAAGGAACGATTGGCAGCGGTAACTTTTGGAATAACGAGTTAGATCGAATAGCATGGCTCCATAAGAATATGGGAACGAGTGTGGAAGAAATGGAAACCGCTTCTGCAGCGCAGATTGCACATGCCTACCACGTTCCCTTTTTAGGTATTCGCGTATTGTCGAACAATATTACCAACCATGGTGAATATGACCCAACCACGGCCAAAGATTGTCAGGCCTTTGTTGAAAAAGTGGTAAGAGCTTATATTTCTGCGCTGTCGGAATAAAATTGGAAAACACTCAAACGAAAAACGCGCCCTACATTGTAAAAATGTAAGGCGCGTTTTCATGTATAACCTTTGTATTAGATTGCTTGAGCGGTATAAGTTTCCGCATCTTGACTAACATCATTCGCGTATTGAGTAAGATGATGATTTAGAATATTTTCGGCGCGCTCAACAAACTCATCACGCTTAAATTTCCAACCTCTTAAATCGGCTTGCTTAGCCTGTGCAATGTAGTGCTCTAGACGCGTTTTTCTCAATAGATGTGCCTTTTTCGACAAATCAAATTCTACCAATGAGAAGTTGCGCTGTACTTTTTGAATATCCATGTGAACGGGGCGCTGTTCGTCATCAGCTGATGCTTGGCTTACGGATAGCTTTCCTTGCCCAATTACACCGACTATAACAATGATTGCTGATACCACTAAGCCTGAATAAACCCACTTTAAAAAGTTCATGCCCCACTCCTTGAACGATTTTGCACTTGTATCGATAAGCTCGCTACAATCCACTTAATTAAAACTATTTATCACCAATGTATTGAGTCATTCGACTTTTTAAGTTTCTAGCTTTCACGTTGCAGCAGATGTTTTCTGCCTGACAATACATACTTTCGTCTATTCAATACATCAAGTAATTCACTCATATCTACTTAACCATATGCACCTTCCGCACCATATAGTTAATCTTTGTTTTTCAGTAATTTAGACCAACCCAAAACTTATACTAAAGTTGTATAAGGTACTTTCTACACACAGCAAGATAAAATTTTCCTTTCAAATTTAATAAACTCACTCCCCTTAATACTGTACACTCATACAGCATTAAGATATACCACAACAAGCAAAGTACTGGTATGGAATCTTGTTTTTTTTCAGACCGTCTACCACGTACATTTGCCTAGAGAAAGTGACCATTTGCGATGCATGACAAACTCATTCAAAAACTCGAAATTCTTTCAGATGCCGCTAAGTATGACGCTTCTTGCGCAAGTGGCTCCGCCGGTAAACGAAAAGCAGGTAAAACTGACAAAACAGGAATAGGTTCGCTCACAGGAGGGTCAGGGATATGTCACAGCTTTACCCCTGATGGACGATGCGTATCATTACTTAAGATCCTAATGACCAACTATTGCATATACGATTGCCATTACTGCATCAATAGGGTGTCTAGCAACGTTCAACGAGCGCGTTTTACCGTTAAAGAAACGGTTGATTTAACGCTTAATTTTTATAAGCGTAACTACATTGAGGGATTATTTTTAAGTTCCGGTATTGTCGGCTCTCCTGACCTGACTATGGAGAGCATGGTACGCATCGCGAAGTCTCTTCGCATTGATCACGGATTTAAAGGATACATTCATCTTAAGACCATTCCGAATGCATCTCCTGAACTACAGGCTGAAGCTGGCTTATATGCCGATAGGCTAAGTATAAACATCGAAATGCCGACACAAAATTCGTTGAACAAATACGCCCCGGAAAAAGACCTTGGTGAAATTCACGGTTCAATGAATACATTGAAAGACAAAATAAATGAACACAAAGTAGATAAAACCTACTCGGGTAAACGCCCACCTCGCTTTGCTCCTGGCGGACAGTCCACTCAGATGATCATAGGAGCCGATGACTCAAATGATAAAGTTATCCTTGGCACGA includes the following:
- a CDS encoding 5'-methylthioadenosine/S-adenosylhomocysteine nucleosidase; this translates as MQLVFNHYTRFSAIITLLALFTHSVWANTQHVHTMKRVEVASQNAPLQPIMIQGPMPIEAEYFAALLDNTTTEYSGNAVFYKGTLDGYPIVVAKTGKGLENTAAATAIGIERYHPRLIINQGTSGGHDPSLKVGDIVLGERSINASNFKTPKLAQGEGSHPFNWLPMDLMASEGSAGEGSSAKDAEKLRYYLGDKQLINLALSLAKQYKRGNVVKGTIGSGNFWNNELDRIAWLHKNMGTSVEEMETASAAQIAHAYHVPFLGIRVLSNNITNHGEYDPTTAKDCQAFVEKVVRAYISALSE
- a CDS encoding putative DNA modification/repair radical SAM protein translates to MHDKLIQKLEILSDAAKYDASCASGSAGKRKAGKTDKTGIGSLTGGSGICHSFTPDGRCVSLLKILMTNYCIYDCHYCINRVSSNVQRARFTVKETVDLTLNFYKRNYIEGLFLSSGIVGSPDLTMESMVRIAKSLRIDHGFKGYIHLKTIPNASPELQAEAGLYADRLSINIEMPTQNSLNKYAPEKDLGEIHGSMNTLKDKINEHKVDKTYSGKRPPRFAPGGQSTQMIIGADDSNDKVILGTSVKLYGQQKLRRVYYSAFSPIPDASEVLPLKPAPLIREHRLYQADWLLRFYGFGLDEIVHNDMLDMEHDPKLAWALRNRHIFPIDLNKADKLLLLRVPGLGARTVQKILAIRRYTKLSWFDLTKMRLPLQKLKPFITVSDYSPAIHLLDSSNFEQQFKQPKQFELFSA